The following proteins are encoded in a genomic region of Oceaniferula marina:
- a CDS encoding LamG-like jellyroll fold domain-containing protein gives MMIKHNLSSLLVLSLISAASAKTIHVSPSGDDRNAGTASSKVRSLHRAQVLVRSSRVSAPTEAVTVLVGAGVYRLPQALTFEAADSGSAHAPVTWRGQGVVSLSGGKVISGWEVAQDGVWKTKLPDVAAGKWNFRDLYVDGKRAIRARTPNRSEKHYARKVLGAGHSKDGKEQTIQVEAKDLQQWKNMQDVEIGVIKNWASFHKKVDRVDPATGKVWLKPPHVNYRGSNRPRRGTYYWFENALEFLDVAGEWYLNRKSGELYYQPIDGKNPNQSEVLAPRLTHCLQLQGTQEKPVQFIRFENIIIEHSNYLLPEQGHHGRQAAFQYWDTDTKKKYHDGKWNGLPSMVEVEYAKNCQFSHCVVRHAGAGGIEVKNGSDGVSVSRCKIYDTGANGFGVGGHNDEKICPKNTSLTDSHIYHAGQTYLGACGVWGGIARNTRIMHNEIEQLPYSGISIGWVWTHDPSAAHSYHIEHNHVHDVMREVSDGGAFYSLGIIPETTIRFNHIHGVKRGPYAHASPNNGLFLDEASDGFLIEGNVIYGTAGRSVRHNRNKPSWHVWKDNYFGGDSQGYQLAKGKLGKAWAGGAAKKVNHAAHLDPSVFTLMGWVKFDEKRKKEEVQWIVGKNKNDWAEGNFGLGTIGDRAVAYLNIGGGRANKHTVSMGEKKKLVQGKWHHLAMSYNGSELVLYVDGQVSGKKTIGKQRKSGSGALVIGQRPDKGYRFNGLIDEVRLYAKALTPGNLSTLAAKAEEDPSPENLVDLWDFNTSDPVNDAAKTIEDIKKSAGIRPLK, from the coding sequence ATGATGATCAAACACAATTTGAGCAGCTTGCTGGTGCTCAGCCTTATTAGCGCGGCATCGGCAAAAACGATTCATGTTTCTCCAAGCGGAGATGATCGCAATGCAGGAACGGCATCCAGTAAAGTGCGTTCATTGCATCGAGCTCAGGTCTTGGTGCGAAGCTCTCGGGTGTCGGCACCGACTGAAGCTGTTACGGTGTTGGTTGGTGCCGGTGTGTATCGCTTGCCTCAAGCTCTCACCTTCGAAGCTGCTGACAGCGGTTCAGCGCATGCACCCGTGACATGGAGAGGACAAGGTGTTGTCAGCTTGAGTGGTGGCAAAGTCATTTCCGGGTGGGAGGTTGCACAAGACGGGGTGTGGAAAACCAAGTTGCCTGACGTTGCCGCCGGCAAATGGAATTTCCGTGATCTGTATGTCGATGGCAAGCGCGCTATCCGGGCTCGGACGCCCAATCGTTCCGAGAAACATTACGCACGTAAGGTTCTAGGCGCTGGGCATAGTAAGGATGGCAAAGAGCAAACGATCCAAGTTGAAGCCAAAGATCTCCAACAATGGAAAAATATGCAGGATGTGGAAATTGGAGTGATTAAGAACTGGGCCAGTTTCCATAAAAAAGTGGATCGGGTTGACCCCGCCACCGGGAAGGTGTGGCTGAAGCCTCCCCATGTCAATTACCGTGGATCCAATCGTCCTAGACGAGGCACGTATTATTGGTTTGAAAATGCTCTCGAGTTTCTGGATGTTGCAGGTGAGTGGTATCTCAACCGGAAGTCTGGAGAATTGTATTATCAACCCATCGACGGCAAAAATCCTAATCAATCAGAGGTGCTTGCTCCTCGGTTGACTCACTGTTTACAACTCCAGGGTACCCAGGAAAAGCCAGTTCAGTTTATTCGTTTTGAAAACATCATCATAGAGCATAGCAATTACCTTCTACCCGAACAGGGCCATCATGGACGACAGGCCGCATTCCAGTATTGGGATACCGATACCAAAAAGAAATACCACGATGGTAAATGGAACGGGCTTCCCAGTATGGTTGAGGTGGAATATGCCAAAAACTGCCAGTTTTCTCACTGTGTGGTCAGGCATGCCGGAGCTGGCGGGATCGAAGTGAAAAATGGTTCGGATGGCGTGAGTGTGTCTCGTTGTAAAATCTATGACACCGGTGCCAATGGATTTGGGGTTGGTGGACATAATGATGAAAAAATATGCCCTAAAAATACAAGCCTGACAGACAGTCATATTTATCATGCCGGGCAGACCTATTTAGGGGCTTGTGGTGTATGGGGTGGTATTGCTCGGAATACCCGCATTATGCATAATGAAATTGAGCAGCTTCCTTACAGCGGCATTAGTATCGGTTGGGTGTGGACTCACGATCCTAGCGCAGCTCATTCCTACCATATTGAACATAATCACGTACACGATGTGATGCGGGAAGTTTCAGATGGTGGTGCATTTTATAGTTTGGGGATTATTCCGGAAACAACTATTCGCTTCAATCATATTCATGGTGTAAAGCGCGGTCCCTATGCGCATGCGTCCCCTAACAATGGGCTATTTCTCGATGAAGCATCCGACGGTTTTTTAATCGAAGGCAATGTGATTTACGGGACGGCTGGAAGGTCAGTGCGCCATAACCGTAACAAGCCGTCATGGCACGTTTGGAAAGACAATTATTTTGGTGGAGATTCTCAAGGGTATCAATTGGCGAAAGGCAAATTAGGAAAGGCGTGGGCTGGTGGCGCGGCTAAAAAAGTGAATCACGCGGCTCATTTGGATCCCTCCGTTTTTACCCTCATGGGATGGGTGAAATTTGACGAAAAAAGGAAAAAGGAAGAAGTTCAGTGGATTGTCGGAAAAAACAAAAACGATTGGGCTGAGGGGAATTTCGGTCTTGGAACGATAGGTGATCGAGCGGTTGCATACCTAAACATCGGGGGAGGCCGGGCAAATAAACATACGGTATCAATGGGAGAAAAGAAGAAGCTGGTTCAAGGGAAGTGGCATCACCTGGCGATGAGTTATAACGGATCTGAGCTCGTTCTTTATGTCGATGGTCAGGTGTCGGGTAAAAAAACCATCGGTAAGCAGCGTAAGTCTGGTTCTGGCGCTTTGGTGATAGGTCAACGCCCCGATAAGGGCTATCGGTTCAATGGCTTGATAGATGAGGTCCGTTTATATGCCAAAGCGCTGACACCGGGAAACCTCAGCACGCTTGCTGCAAAGGCTGAAGAAGATCCATCTCCGGAAAATCTGGTCGACCTCTGGGATTTTAACACATCCGACCCCGTGAACGATGCGGCGAAAACGATCGAAGACATTAAGAAGTCCGCGGGTATTCGCCCATTGAAATAA